One window from the genome of Streptomyces sp. WZ-12 encodes:
- a CDS encoding MFS transporter, with translation MPRPSGGRWRSRGPLLAVCAGYFMVILDVTIINVAVPVVGRDLGTSLTGIQWITDGYTLVFAGLLMTGGALGDRLGSRRVFCWGVTVFTLASVGCALARDPASLVVARLVEGSGAALIVPGSLALLQQAYPEPDARSRAFGLWGSMAGIAASAGPLLGGLLVTTVGWCWVFLINVPVGVGCLALTLRCVAASPRHATRSVDWPAQCAVAAMVALLTAALNEAGRRGWSDPTVLVMAGLVVGCAGAFIVREHLARAPVLPPGLLRSRALGGGAAIGLLFNFAFYGMVFTASLDFQRQRGYSALVTGVALLPAVSMTMFASALSGRLARHTGHRPLVVCGMLVAAAGLAGWAAAGPDPAYPMLVAPMMAAGFGTSFALTGSTSSVMTSAPTGYAGTASALFNTARQIGSAAGVALGGTFLATATDYAAGLRVSMGIGALAYCASAALAALCVPAKATVRAAAV, from the coding sequence ATGCCAAGACCCTCCGGGGGCCGATGGCGGTCCCGCGGACCGTTGCTCGCGGTGTGCGCCGGGTACTTCATGGTGATCCTGGACGTGACGATCATCAATGTGGCCGTGCCTGTGGTGGGCCGCGATCTGGGCACCTCCCTCACCGGCATCCAGTGGATCACCGACGGGTACACCCTGGTCTTCGCCGGTCTGCTGATGACCGGCGGCGCGCTGGGCGACCGGCTGGGCAGCCGGCGGGTCTTCTGCTGGGGCGTAACGGTGTTCACCCTGGCCTCGGTCGGGTGTGCACTCGCCCGGGACCCGGCCTCCCTGGTCGTCGCCCGGTTGGTTGAGGGGAGTGGCGCGGCACTGATCGTGCCTGGCTCGCTGGCCCTGCTCCAACAGGCATATCCCGAACCGGACGCGCGCTCGCGGGCGTTCGGGCTGTGGGGATCCATGGCCGGGATCGCCGCCTCCGCGGGGCCCCTGCTCGGCGGGCTGTTGGTCACGACGGTTGGTTGGTGTTGGGTGTTCCTCATCAACGTGCCGGTGGGTGTCGGATGCCTGGCGTTGACCCTGCGGTGCGTCGCGGCTTCGCCCCGGCATGCGACCCGGAGCGTGGACTGGCCCGCCCAATGTGCGGTCGCGGCGATGGTCGCGCTGTTGACCGCGGCCCTCAACGAGGCCGGCCGGCGCGGCTGGTCCGACCCAACGGTCCTGGTCATGGCGGGACTTGTGGTCGGGTGCGCAGGCGCCTTCATCGTGCGCGAGCACCTGGCGCGTGCTCCCGTACTCCCGCCTGGCCTGCTGCGGTCGCGCGCCCTGGGTGGGGGAGCGGCCATCGGGCTGCTGTTCAACTTCGCCTTCTACGGCATGGTGTTCACCGCCAGTCTCGACTTTCAGCGGCAGCGGGGCTACAGCGCCCTCGTCACGGGGGTGGCCCTGCTGCCGGCCGTGTCGATGACGATGTTCGCCTCCGCCCTGTCCGGCCGGCTGGCCCGGCACACCGGCCATCGCCCTTTGGTGGTCTGCGGCATGCTGGTGGCGGCCGCGGGTCTGGCCGGTTGGGCGGCAGCAGGGCCCGATCCGGCCTATCCGATGTTGGTGGCCCCGATGATGGCTGCCGGGTTCGGCACGTCCTTCGCGCTGACCGGCTCCACCTCATCGGTGATGACGTCCGCCCCCACCGGCTACGCGGGCACCGCGTCCGCCCTGTTCAACACGGCGCGCCAGATCGGTAGCGCCGCCGGGGTCGCCCTCGGCGGAACGTTCCTCGCCACGGCGACCGACTACGCGGCGGGACTGCGCGTCAGCATGGGCATCGGTGCCCTGGCCTACTGCGCTTCCGCCGCCCTTGCCGCGCTGTGCGTACCGGCGAAGGCCACGGTGCGAGCCGCGGCGGTCTGA